Sequence from the Oryzomonas sagensis genome:
GCATCAAAAACGGCTTGTCGATGGCGCGCTCAGGATTGGGGATGTAGGCATCGACCGCATCCATCAGGGCAATGATGGCCGGCTCGGCCAGTTCGCCCTTCTCGCCGTTCAGCGCCTGGAGGGCCGAACCCTTGATGATGGGAATATCGTCGCCCGGGAAGTCGTAGCTGGACAGAAGCTCGCGAATCTCGAGCTCAACCAGTTCCAGCAGCTCGGCGTCGTCCACCATGTCCGCCTTGTTCAGGAAGACGACGATGTAGG
This genomic interval carries:
- a CDS encoding GTP-binding protein, translating into YIVVFLNKADMVDDAELLELVELEIRELLSSYDFPGDDIPIIKGSALQALNGEKGELAEPAIIALMDAVDAYIPNPERAIDKPFLM